The Engraulis encrasicolus isolate BLACKSEA-1 unplaced genomic scaffold, IST_EnEncr_1.0 scaffold_116_np1212, whole genome shotgun sequence DNA window ACAGCAACAGGACCAGCTTAACCAGCTGACTCAAAGTGTTGCTTCCTTGCAGGCGCCTCGTCAACCTCCACGTTCTCTTCCACGGCAGCCATTGATCTGCCGTAGGTGTCAGGGCCATGGACACTATGCTCGTGATTGCGATGGGGTGCGGGTGCGACCGCAGGCCCAGGCTGCCCTGCCCTCTACGGACCGACCCTCTAGTGGCAACCCACCTACTCCGGCGGGAAACTTCTACCCACCTCGCTGCTGAGTCACAGCTTGGTTGGGGACTCGACTGACTCACAGGAGTTGACTGTTCGGCCGACCACAGCAAGTTTGGTGGCATCCTGTCCTCACTTGGACGTATCCATTGGAGGGGTGCAGGTGCCCTGCCTTATCGACACTGGATCCATGGTCTCCACTGTGACTGAAGCTTTCTTTCAAAAGCATTTGGCACCCAGGGGGCCAAATAGTCTGAAATCATGCAACTGGCTCCAGCTTCGTGCCGCCAATGGGTTGGCCATCCCCTATATTGGCTACATGGAGTTGGATGTCCAGCTTTGTGGCAAGACGATGCCAAACTGCGGGATCTTGGTAGTTAAGGACCCCCCAGAAACCCTTAATCAGGTGCCTGGAGTGCTAGGAATGAATGTCCTGAGCAAATGCTACCAAGAGCTGTTCGGCCAGCATGGGCCCGCTCTCCTAAGAGACCCTGCAATATCCAGGGCCCCAGCACCCTTTTTCACGCTTTCCTGCATTGCCATCAGGCCGACGTTCAGCCCTCTGCTAGTGCAGTAGGCCATGTGAAGGTCAGAGGACGGAGGGCTTGCCGTATACCAGGTGGGGTCATGAAGTTGGTTCCGGCCACTTGCTCTGTCCAATACACTAGTGGTGTTGTACTGTTTGAACCTTTAGACTCCGGCCTGCCTTCAGGGTTGCTGGCGTCACCCGCCTTGGTACGAGTCAACAATGGTACTGCTTGCATTCCAGTTGTTAATGTCGGCACCACGGATGTCCTATTGTATCCTCGTATAGCCTTAGGCACACTACAATGTGTCCACGTGGTTAGTCTGCCGGCAGGGGTGTCAGAGGTCCCAACAGTTGCAGCTACCGTCGCCTCTCAGGCAGTTGACTCGGTGCAACCCACCATTCAAGAGCAAATAGCTCAATTGGATTTATCCAGTTCTTTAAGTAGCGCTGAACAGGGACAGGTCCGCGCTTTACTTGAACAGTTTGACACTGTGTTCTCTGCCCATGATGCTGATTTGGGCTGCACCAATCTGCTTTCTCATGACATCCCGCTTCTGGACGATGTGCCAGTTCGCCAGAGGTACCGCCGCATACCCCCTTCGGACTACGACATGGTAAAAGCACACATCAACCAACTGCTTGACTCCCAGATCATCCGGGAGAGCTGTAGTCCATACGCTTCGCCAATTGTATTGGTGAAGAAAAAGGACGGCAAACTGCGGTTGTGTGTTGACTACCGCCAACTCAATTCCAAAACCCGGAAGGACGCATTCCCACTTCCGCGCATCGAAGAGTCGCTTGATGCCTTATCCGGGGCCCGCTTTTTCTCCACTTTGGACTTAGCGAGTGGATATAACCAGGTTCCGGTCACTGAACAGGACAAGCCTAAGACCGCCTTTTGCACCCCATTTGGCTTATTCGAATGGAACCGAATGCCATTTGGGCTCTGCAACGCTCCATCTACGTTCCAACGCCTCATGCAGCGTCTCTTTGGCGACCAGCAGTGCCAGTCGCTGCTCCTGTATCTTGATGACATCATCGTGTATTCGGCCACGGTCGCACAACACTTGGAACGGTTGACACTGGTGCTTGGTCGGCTTCAGCGGGAAGGTCTCAAAGCAAAGTTAAGCAAGTGTGCTTTCTTTCAAAGAGAGGTGAACTACCTCGGCCATGTCGTGTCGGACAAGGGGGTAGCCACGGACCCTGGCAAGATTGCTGCCGTAGCAGAGTGGCGGGTGCCTAGTACGGTTTCAGAGTTGCGGTCATTCCTTGGGTTTGCTAGTTATTACCGGCGCTTTGTGGAGGGGTTCGCCAAATTGGCGGCCCCTCTGCACAGGCTGGTGGCCGAGCAAACTGCAAATAAGGGCAGATCTGCTAACAAAATATTGGCCAGTTCTTGGACAGAAGCTTGCCAGTCAAGTTTTGATGACTTGAAAGAGAAACTCACCACAGCCCCGGTACTGGCGTATGCTGACTTTTCCCTGCCCTTCGTCCTGGAAGTGGACGCCAGTCACGGAGGACTGGGGGCTGTCCTCTCTCAGGAGCAGGGAGGGAAAGTGAGGCCCGTCGCCTACGCCAGTCGCAGTTTACGGCCCACAGAGCGAAACATGACTAACTATAGttccatgaaattggaatttttgGCGCTGAAGTGGGCCGTAGCTGAAAAGTTCCGGGAATATTTGTGGGGAAACAAATGTGTGGTGTATACAGACAATAATCCCCTTAGCCACCTGGCAACCGCCAAACTGGGCGCAACCGAACAGCGCTGGGCATCGCAATTGGCCTCCTTTGACATCTCTTTGCGATATCGCTCCGGTCGAAGTAATGGCAATGCGGATGGCCTCTCGCGACAAAACACAGCTGACACCCCACTGCAAAACCTTCTTCCCGGCACTGCTGTGACTGCGTCCCTGCAGCAGGCTGTCGCATCAGTGCCCACGCTCCGGGCAGGTCAGTCCCTCATCTCCGCCCTCCCTAGCCATACTCCTGCTGACTTGGGTGGGTTGCAGCTGGCTGATCCAATCGTCGGAAAGGCCTTGCACTTCTGGCGACGGAAGAGACGGCCTGGACCTGAAGAACGCAAGCAGCTGTCCAAGCAGGTGTTGATCCTGATTGGACAGTGGGGTCGGCTGGTTGAACAGGAAGGCGTGTTGTATAGGCGAATCTTCCGCAAGGAAGGGGGGGAGGCGGTGCTGCAATTGGTGGTACCCACCTGCTTGCACCATGAAGTGCTGACCCAGATGCACACGGAACATGGACATCAAGGCATTGAGCGCACTACAGAGCTTCTTCGCTTGCGTTGTTACTGGCCTGGCATAACTGCAGATGTTGTGCGTTGGTGCCAGGACTGCGAAAGGTGCAAGTTAGCTAAGGATGTTAAGCCGGGTGCGCCCAGTTTTATGGGACACTTGCTGGCTGCCCGCCCCAATGAGATTCTGGCACTGGACTTTACGTTGCTTGAACCATCTGCATCAGGCCATGAAAATGTGTTGGTGCTAACAGATGTGTTTAGCAAGTATACTTTGGCGGTGCCCACTAGGGATCAGCGTGCGGCTACTGTGGCTAAGGTACTTGTCGAAGAGTGGATCTGTAAGTTTGGGGTGCCGGGTCGCATTCATTCAGACCAGGGACGGTGCTTTGAGTCTTTGCTTCTACAGCAGTTGTGCAGCTTTTATGGGGTACAGAAGTCGCGCACAACACCTTATCATCCGGCCGGTAACGGCCAGTGCGAACGATTCAACCGGACACTTCACAATCTCCTGCGCACTCTGCCCGTGTCGAGGAAGAGGGATTGGGTCGCTTGCTTACCCCAGCTCCTGTTCTGCTACAACAGTACCCCTCATCAGACCACCGGGGAATCTCCACACTTCCTCATGTTCGGCCAGGAGCCGCGTCTCCCAATTGATTTCTTGTTGGGCCGGGTCCCAGAACCGATAGCTGGAGAGGTGCACGACTGGATCTTTGAGCACCAAACTCGGCTCAGGGTAGTAGGGGAAAAGGTTGGGGAGCGTTTACAGCTGGCGGCTGACCGTCGAAAGGCCAATCATGATGCCAACGCCATTGATGCACCACTGGAGGAGGGTCAGCGTGTCTACTTGCGAGATCAAACCGTAAGAGGCCGCCATAAGATCCATGATCTGTGGAGTCCTGTGGTGTATCAGGTCATTAAGGCGCCTCCAACAGGAGGTTCAGTTTACACCATTGCCCCGGAGGGTGAGCCCCAACAAGTTAAACATGTGCATCGCACCATGCTGAAAGCATGCGGGGAGAGGGCCCCCTCAGGCCGTGTTGAGTCAGAGGCCTCTCCAGTTGTAGGTAACTCTCCGGAAGATGACAACTCTGATGCAGAGGATCTGTTTGTCGCAGCCCCTGAAACCCCTGCCTTGTCTGGCAGGACCACTTTAGACTGCAACACAGCCGTTCTTGAAGATCGTACCCTTGTCTTGCCCAGCACCGTTGGGGCAGATGGCAGTGATTCACCGCTTCCCAGTCCTACAGCCTCACCGCTTCCTAGCCCCACCAACTCAGTGGCAGACACTGGGGGTCAACGGCGCACGACTCGCGCTACAGCAGGACAACACTCTAACCCCCACCGGCTTCCGCGTACGGTCAACAGTTCTGCGAGGGAAGTAGACAACCAAGACCCCTAGCTGGTGGTGTGGCAAGTTCTCTTTGGGGTCGTCGGGACGACGACTCAAATGGGGGGGGCAGATTGTAGCAGTAGAGCTTTCTATTGCTGTCAGTCATGTCTGTTTCATCCCTGTGCACGTTTGACACTTTGGTGACAGTCCCCCCAGCGGGGCTTCACCTGAGCTCACGATTGGGTGACCGCAAGCCACACCTGCATAAAGAAGATGGCGACGCAAACATTCAGTGCTTTTGCTGAGAGGAACAGACTTGCTAGCAGCTCTGGCTGTATGCTCCTCATCGCTTTTGCCCCGGAGGGAACTCGTCGTGCCCCTGGCTGCTCGGTAGGTTGCTGTTCCTCTGCACTCGCGTTTCTTGTCCTGGATTGCGTTCGGATCTTAACGCATTCTATTTGTTTCAGCTTGGGCTAATTGATTGCCATCTGCGCAGCTGTATggctccatctcttcccctccgaCACGCTTGCTGACCCTTGTCCAGGTGAGTTTCTAATGCTCACTGGCGTGTGCACTTCACTTTTCCTGGGGGCAACATGCTGACATTATTCTCGGTTCACAGCATCCATCACGAGACGATTCGGTAAGCGAAGTCTCTCCACCTTGGCAGCGTGTGCCTCTCTGGACGGCGTGTGCCGGCTACATCGGTAGGTTCTCCTTCTCATACCCTTCTAACTGTCTTAGTTAGGCGCGTTATGTAAATACAAATAGGCGCTTTAAGTAAATGCATTTATTTTGTATTCTCCATTAGGGCCCGTGGGGCTTCCAACCATTACGGTCAGAGTTGccgctttgtcctcccctgttctGCTCCTCCTGTCCGCTCACGGTGACTGTCGCTCTGCTGCAATATTGTTGCTTGCTGTCGCTCTGCTGCAATACCGCTGCTTGCTGCTCGCTCTGCTGCTTGGGTGTGGGGCTTGCAGGGTGTCTGACGCTGAAGCTCGCTACGCGGTGTCACTTGTCCCGTGAATTGTTTTGTTTGTCCGTTTGTTAGTCTGTCCATGTCTGCTTTGGCTGCTTGTGCTACAGTGACTGTGCGCTAACCCCCCCAGTTAATGGGGTAATTCCTGTGGGAACTAATGTGCTGAATTTATCTGCATGGTGTGCTTTTTCAGTTTGTTTGCTTTGTTGACTTAAtacttttcatttttgtttgcTGTGCTTTACCTTACTTTTGTTTTGCTTGGTGTGTTTTCCTTTTCGTTGTAGTGTATTAGTCCTTTTGTTTTGCCTCAGCATCATTGGTTCTGCTCATAGGAAGATCACCATTAGGGTGGAGCACaacctgtaggcctaggctacttgtgGCCTAAtccattgtaagtgtgtgtgtgagtgtgtgcgtgtgtatgagcgtgtgaaATTCTAATGCCGGTATTTTAAAGATTATTACATGTTTTgataaattaaagtactaacgtcagttctggccaggccatggtagtcaagaagcttgccgccctccccttcatctaattcctaattgatccaggtgcattccctcagctgataatctttcttccctagcgattggccacacggcttcggcacgccttttaaattctatccacttcctctcaactgtatgctgctcggtttttgctggagttggtgttgctggtcgcttgttttcttatgcctagttctgaacacgttgtttagcattctctttgtcgatattgtttcatctctggtaggctgcacatttttctttgagttgcctCTTTAGTTCTGCCTCTGCTCCGATAGGGAGTCCATGATTTCAAAAGTTACGCACCTCAATTTGGACAtttgattgttttctccgtgcGGTGCCGTCCTCTAGGGCGTTAAAACAGATTTTGTGATGCCTAccccagtttatttattttgctggctgtaggcctacaatttcccaTGCTCTGAGCTTTCGCTGATTTTAACATTACAAACTGCTTCATCACATTCCGCACCTGCGCGTTTGGTGACCACGCTCTTTCTTTGATGGGCCTAAATACATTCGATCTGTTTACAGCTGCAACTGGGGATGGATGTTTGGCCAATGCCATGTTCTGTGCTTTGTCTGCATGCGGCTGCATGTCAACGCTTTCAATGTGTTGCAGAAGTTAATAGGCCCTATAGTGGCTTAGGCTATGCCTGTAATTTACATTGTCTCGGGCTTCCCATCcgatcactttaaatgcctctcacgccgtttttgaatcgctttggtttcttgtcattgtccaccctgatggtaaacaggattttggcttgctgctttttcaccacgcatgtttcagttgcttacGAATTCGGAATTCTCTGCGGAGGTGAATATTTGATGATTAACTTGTTGCATTTGCCGTCTGCTGGCGTTTGATTTAGGTGCTTAATTGACCTTTGCCATGGGATGATAAATCCATCTTCAATTAACATTCACGTGAAAGTTGTCGCATGGAGTACTGTAGTCTATTTTGCGCTTTGAGTCGCATGGCGATATAGTGTAGCCTATAGAAATCTGGCGACCCTGTGCGTTAAATTTGTGCTTCGTGCTCTGAAACGATTGGATTGAATAGCCTATGCTTCCTTTGTCACAATAGTTAGGTAAGGGAGACGTCATgcgatgtgattttttttttaattgcagttATATGTTTGTTCCACCGTCCTCGCCGGTCACCTGTCACTTTGTAATAAAACCACAGGTGTTTCTAATCGGGCGTGGCTTGAATTGATTATTGCTGGAAACCGTGCTTTCGGAACCGTggttatttatttagttatttatttatttttgcattctttttattccgtgaCTCTAGCTGTTTATATGCTGGTGACTGCTGCTTATCCGTCTTGTTTTGGCATTTCTGGTGCTCAACGCATTCCCCTTGCACCCCCTGTgaccatttgcagtgtgctagctctaggcctatagtCTAGATTGATGTGCTCTTTGTATCTACTGCTTCCTGGCTATTCATCTGTTAGTTTTTTGGGGAGTTGCAATTAGCATAGTTCTGAGTTGCAATGTTTgggatgttgtctctgctgctttatagtaggcctactggcctgtttggccaagttttgctagctctgtatcctagactagGATAAATGTTCTAGTGAACCATTGCTTCCTGACTGCTAGTCtaagtgcttgcagtgtgtatagtagtcctggctgggctgtgtaggtatTCTGGCTGTAGTGTGGTCACTGTTTCACTCACTGCTGGTGCCCCGTttgtgctggtatgtagtcagttctgctgttttggccaatgtagtgtaagtattttgtctggagtccgtcattactactagcagagatgcattgtctttatgttactggctgatgtaggctgtgctggcatggctatattgctcatctgttaaagcctggttatatgcctaaccgtgaccttgcatggctgtgtatctttctgctagctcggtttggttgtgcagtagtgcttgtgctgcctgtatggcattattagctcttcccctcattccggtcactttggttaaactatctgcatcgtcaatatcaactgtaggctattatgttatgttgggtagtggtgtgcatgttgggtcttatttagcacgtttaggcctcgtcatgctcatggagccatgtcgtggcctctgctgggggaggctgcatcagtggtcatgttggcctttagtgtagatcatgttgctgtagtgtagtgtagaatgttgccgtgtctggataattttgctgatttcgtctgcttttactgccaactgcatagtatacataggccttgctaatgctgttagcttctgtggtctgttggcattgtttccctgtgtagtcgtggtggcactgttagctcatagtctgaattggCTCTGCTGCTCGGCAAGTGTACTCAAGTGTTGCTCATGTTTTGTTAATGGTCGCCTGTGTCGCTTCGTAGGAtggtaatcgtgctgtctggctaatgttcgccctgtgagcatgttgactctgttgttcatggtagcattgattgccctgagtagtccatgtgctgcaattactattggctcatactctgtctaactacagctggctcacatatagtttaactgcattgggtcctgcgcctgcctccagtcatattatctatatgctgtcagatctgatggattgtattgtgcagctaccgtaactgcagtgggctcacttggtttagtctagcggctgcttcattggtcggtttagtgtctagccagcggctgcctgctcatattgtttcaatgtagcttctgctgactgtcgccatctctggtctccttgctgctctcggatttacctacaactgtatctgtccatcattctagctattggttgccatcatggaggcccagcttattgtgtgctgtcatgtggtccttgtcaacctgctgttttttccggatcctagagtagcactgatcctgtgtgggtgttcaggccaTGTTAGCAGTGTTCTCTATGTTGACGCGTCTAGATGATGTAGTGATTTCGCTGTCACCTTGTGCTGCCAATTGCATATTCTATAGTCCATGTCAATCAGCTGCCGTTCTGGGCTCTGGAGTAGAGCGGCACTGATCCTAAAGAATCAGCCCATTTGCTGCTGCCCGTCCGCCTAGTCAATTTTTATGCTGCCTGTACG harbors:
- the LOC134442117 gene encoding uncharacterized protein LOC134442117, which codes for MKLVPATCSVQYTSGVVLFEPLDSGLPSGLLASPALVRVNNGTACIPVVNVGTTDVLLYPRIALGTLQCVHVVSLPAGVSEVPTVAATVASQAVDSVQPTIQEQIAQLDLSSSLSSAEQGQVRALLEQFDTVFSAHDADLGCTNLLSHDIPLLDDVPVRQRYRRIPPSDYDMVKAHINQLLDSQIIRESCSPYASPIVLVKKKDGKLRLCVDYRQLNSKTRKDAFPLPRIEESLDALSGARFFSTLDLASGYNQVPVTEQDKPKTAFCTPFGLFEWNRMPFGLCNAPSTFQRLMQRLFGDQQCQSLLLYLDDIIVYSATVAQHLERLTLVLGRLQREGLKAKLSKCAFFQREVNYLGHVVSDKGVATDPGKIAAVAEWRVPSTVSELRSFLGFASYYRRFVEGFAKLAAPLHRLVAEQTANKGRSANKILASSWTEACQSSFDDLKEKLTTAPVLAYADFSLPFVLEVDASHGGLGAVLSQEQGGKVRPVAYASRSLRPTERNMTNYSSMKLEFLALKWAVAEKFREYLWGNKCVVYTDNNPLSHLATAKLGATEQRWASQLASFDISLRYRSGRSNGNADGLSRQNTADTPLQNLLPGTAVTASLQQAVASVPTLRAGQSLISALPSHTPADLGGLQLADPIVGKALHFWRRKRRPGPEERKQLSKQVLILIGQWGRLVEQEGVLYRRIFRKEGGEAVLQLVVPTCLHHEVLTQMHTEHGHQGIERTTELLRLRCYWPGITADVVRWCQDCERCKLAKDVKPGAPSFMGHLLAARPNEILALDFTLLEPSASGHENVLVLTDVFSKYTLAVPTRDQRAATVAKVLVEEWICKFGVPGRIHSDQGRCFESLLLQQLCSFYGVQKSRTTPYHPAGNGQCERFNRTLHNLLRTLPVSRKRDWVACLPQLLFCYNSTPHQTTGESPHFLMFGQEPRLPIDFLLGRVPEPIAGEVHDWIFEHQTRLRVVGEKVGERLQLAADRRKANHDANAIDAPLEEGQRVYLRDQTVRGRHKIHDLWSPVVYQVIKAPPTGGSVYTIAPEGEPQQVKHVHRTMLKACGERAPSGRVESEASPVVGNSPEDDNSDAEDLFVAAPETPALSGRTTLDCNTAVLEDRTLVLPSTVGADGSDSPLPSPTASPLPSPTNSVADTGGQRRTTRATAGQHSNPHRLPRTVNSSAREVDNQDPYLPAGVSEVPTVAATVASQAVDSVQPTIQEQIAQLDLSSSLSSAEQGQVRALLEQFDTVFSAHDADLGCTNLLSHDIPLLDDVPVRQRYRRIPPSDYDMVKAHINQLLDSQIIRESCSPYASPIVLVKKKDGKLRLCVDYRQLNSKTRKDAFPLPRIEESLDALSGARFFSTLDLASGYNQVPVTEQDKPKTAFCTPFGLFEWNRMPFGLCNAPSTFQRLMQRLFGDQQCQSLLLYLDDIIVYSATVAQHLERLTLVLGRLQREGLKAKLSKCAFFQREVNYLGHVVSDKGVATDPGKIAAVAEWRVPSTVSELRSFLGFASYYRRFVEGFAKLAAPLHRLVAEQTANKGRSANKILASSWTEACQSSFDDLKEKLTTAPVLAYADFSLPFVLEVDASHGGLGAVLSQEQGGKVRPVAYASRSLRPTERNMTNYSSMKLEFLALKWAVAEKFREYLWGNKCVVYTDNNPLSHLATAKLGATEQRWASQLASFDISLRYRSGRSNGNADGLSRQNTADTPLQNLLPGTAVTASLQQAVASVPTLRAGQSLISALPSHTPADLGGLQLADPIVGKALHFWRRKRRPGPEERKQLSKQVLILIGQWGRLVEQEGVLYRRIFRKEGGEAVLQLVVPTCLHHEVLTQMHTEHGHQGIERTTELLRLRCYWPGITADVVRWCQDCERCKLAKDVKPGAPSFMGHLLAARPNEILALDFTLLEPSASGHENVLVLTDVFSKYTLAVPTRDQRAATVAKVLVEEWICKFGVPGRIHSDQGRCFESLLLQQLCSFYGVQKSRTTPYHPAGNGQCERFNRTLHNLLRTLPVSRKRDWVACLPQLLFCYNSTPHQTTGESPHFLMFGQEPRLPIDFLLGRVPEPIAGEVHDWIFEHQTRLRVVGEKVGERLQLAADRRKANHDANAIDAPLEEGQRVYLRDQTVRGRHKIHDLWSPVVYQVIKAPPTGGSVYTIAPEGEPQQVKHVHRTMLKACGERAPSGRVESEASPVVGNSPEDDNSDAEDLFVAAPETPALSGRTTLDCNTAVLEDRTLVLPSTVGADGSDSPLPSPTASPLPSPTNSVADTGGQRRTTRATAGQHSNPHRLPRTVNSSAREVDNQDP